GAGCGTGCCGCCGTTGGCGTGCTCGAACCACCCCTTGCGTTCGCGGTCGGCCCCTGTGAAGGCGCCTTTGACGTGGCCGAAGAGTTCGCTCTCCAGGATGTTGTCGCTGAGCGCCGCACAGTTGAGGACCACGAACGGCTTGTATCGGCGCGGGCTGTTATTGTGCAGGGCCTTGGCCACGAGCTCCTTGCCGGTGCCGCTCTCTCCGGTGATGAGGACCGAGGCCGACGTGGGGGCGATCTGCCGGAGCCGGGCGACGACCGTGTGCATCGCCGGCGAGTTGCCGACGACCCCCTCGAAGCCGAACTTCTCGTTGAGCTGGCGCTGAAGTTCGATGTTGGACCGGGCGAGCCGCTGCGACTGCGAGGCCTTGTCGACGACCGTGCGAAGCTCGCCGATGTCGAGCGGCTTGGTCAGGTAGGTCGTGGCTCCGGCCTGCATGGCGGTGACGGCCGTCTTGATCGTGCCGTGGCCGGTGAGGATGACCACCTCGGCGTCGGGGAGTTCGCGCTTGGCCTTGGCGAGGATCTCCAGGCCGCCGACGCCGTCCATGATGAGGTCGGTGATGATGATGTCGAAGGTCTGCTCTTCGATCAGCCGGAGCCCTTCGCGGCCGCTCGTGGCGACGACGCACTCGTAGCCGACGCGCGAGAGGCTCTCGGCCACGGCCTCGGCGTGGGGTTCGTCGTCGTCGACCACCAGGAC
The nucleotide sequence above comes from Paludisphaera rhizosphaerae. Encoded proteins:
- a CDS encoding sigma-54-dependent transcriptional regulator, encoding MDQQIRVLVVDDDEPHAEAVAESLSRVGYECVVATSGREGLRLIEEQTFDIIITDLIMDGVGGLEILAKAKRELPDAEVVILTGHGTIKTAVTAMQAGATTYLTKPLDIGELRTVVDKASQSQRLARSNIELQRQLNEKFGFEGVVGNSPAMHTVVARLRQIAPTSASVLITGESGTGKELVAKALHNNSPRRYKPFVVLNCAALSDNILESELFGHVKGAFTGADRERKGWFEHANGGTLFLDEVGDIPIGTQVKLLRTLENGEIVRVGTNEPIKVNVRLISATNRDLAEAIASGAFRQDLYHRLRVVPIKLPPLRERREDIDLLIDHFLKEFTASHGKKITSITPAARKVLRQYSWPGNVRELKNVIESMVVIDFDGVLDLDDLTEDLQSGAAGAIAEAHDGVDSFVGKSLDLIEKHYIMETLKLTGGNREEAAKLLGIGERTLYRKLKEYGS